Genomic DNA from Nonomuraea rubra:
CCCGAGCTGGAGCGCTACACGCCGCACACCATCACCGCGCCGGAGGAGCTGCGCCTGGAGGAGATCAGGGAGCGCGGCTGGGCGGCCACGGTGGAGGAGCTGGAGGTCGGGCTGAACGCGGTGGCGGCGCCCATCAGGGGCGCCGACGGGTCGGTGGTGGCCGCCGTCAGCGCCTCGGGGCCCTCCTACCGGCTGACGCCGGACCGGCTGGCAGAGGTGGGCGCGGCCCTGGTCGCGGGCGCGAGGGAGATAAGCCAGCGCATCGGATATTACGGTTAGTGGCATGTGTAGAAGCATCAAGACCCTCCGCCCGCCGTACACCGAGAGCGTGACCGAGGAGGACGTGCGGGCCGCGGCGCTGCAGTACGTCAGGAAGATCTCCGGCTTCCGCGCGCCCGCGGCGCACAACGCGGAGGCGTTCGACCGGGCCGTCGAGACGATCACCAGGGCCTCCGAGGAGCTGCTGGGGGCGCTCCAAGTTCGCGGGAGTCGTTGACAGGGCCTGCGCGTCGGAGAAGTCTCCCCGGTGTAACCCCCAGCGATCCCCCAGGGAGCTCCCATGATCAGCGGGTTGTACCAGGGACAGGACGGCGACTCTCGGCTGGCGCTGCGCATCGACGTCGACGGGGCCAGGCCCATGGGCCGGGTGAGCGGCGACCTGTTCACGGTGGCCGGGGCGACCACCTCCTACGTCGGCTCGTTCGTGGTCCACGCCCCCGCCGTGCGGGCCGGGCTGATCCAGGGGCGGGGAGACTTCACGTTCGCCGCCCCGGCGCGCGACGTGAGCATCACGATCACCGGGGACGCCGTGACGGCGGCGGTCGCGGGGCGCACCTACCAGGTGTCGTTCGTCTCGCCGCACTTCCGCAGCGTGCTGCTGGAGCAGGACTCCGTGGTGGGGACGGCGCCGTTCGTGGCGTACCGCACCGGGTCGCTGCCCGGGCCCGCCGGGTCGCCGGACCGGGAGCTGAACGTGGTGTCGGCGTACGCGGAGGCGGGCATCGAGCTGACCCTGGCAGAGCCGGGCGTCATCCCCGTCGAGGGGTCGGGCACGGACCTGGCGTGGGACGACGCCGAGCTGCACCACGCGATGACGCGGCACTTCGGCGCGTTCGGGGACGCGGTGGCGTGGCGGCTGTGGCTGCTGGTGGCCAGCAAGCACGTGGGCGGCTACCGGGGGATCATGTTCGACTACAACGACGCGCACCAGCGGCAGGGCGCCGCGGTCTTCTACGACGCGATCAAGGGTGACACGCCGCAGGCCCAGCGGGCGCAGTTACGGACGTACGTGCACGAGCTCGGCCACGCCTTCAACCTGCTCCACTCCTGGCAGAAGAACCTCGCCACCCCGCCCCAGCCCCTCGGCCCCCACGGCGGCTTCGGCGACCTGTCGTGGATGAACTACGTGCAGAACTACCAGCCCGGCGGCGAGCCGGGCTACTGGGCCGCCTTCCCCTTCCAGTTCACCGACGCCGAGCTGATCCACCTACGCCACGGCTTCTACCGCGACGTCGCCATGGGCGCCAACGCCTTCGGCACCGGCGCCGCCGAGATCGACCCCTTCGAGCAGCCGGTCGAGGACCACTCGGGGCTGCGGCTGGAGCTGCGGGCCAAGGACTCGTACGAGCTGGGCGAGCCCGTCGTGCTGGAGCTCAAGCTCGCGTACGTGGACGAGCCGCGCACGACGCACGGCCACCTGCACCCCGACACGGAGTTCACCCAGGTGTCGATCACGCAGCCGGGCGGCAGGACCGTGCTGTACCGGCCGATGATGCGGCACTGCGTGGACACCTCCCCCGAGATCCGCCTGGACCCGGGCAACCCGGCCATCTACCGCAGCGCGTACATCGGGCACGGCCGGGACGGCCACTACTTCCAGCTCCCCGGCGAGTACCAGATCCGCGCCCAGTACGTCGCCGCCGACGGCTCCCGCATCGTCTCCCCCGTCTGCCCGATCAGGGTGCGCTTCCCGGTCAGCCGTGACGACCACCTGGTGGCCGAGCTGATGCTGGGCGAGGACCAGGGCAAGCTGTTCTCCCTGATGGGGTCCGACTCGCCGGCGCTGCGCGCGGGCAACGAGGCGCTGGACGAGGTCATCGGCCGCTACGGCGACCACCCGCTGGCCGTCTACGCCCGCCTGGTCAAGGGGCTCAACGCGGAACGGGAGTTCAAGGAGCTGACGGCCGGCAACCGGCTGCGCGTCCGCCCGCCGGACCCGAAGCAGGGCATCGAGCACCTGACGGCCGTGGCCAGGGACGCCGGCATCGACAACATCACGCTGAACCTGGCGATGCGGCGGCTGGCCCGGGCGGAGGCGCGGCAGGGGGACATCGTGCGGGCCAACGCGGTCATGGACAAGATGGTCGCCACGTTCGAGGCCAAGGGGGTCAACGAGATCGTCCTGGGGCAGATCCGCCGCCAGGCCGAGCTGACGAAGTCCGCGCTCAGCGCCGAGCTCTCCTGAGCTAGCCGCCGGTACGGGAGACCGGCACGCCGCCGGCACAGGTGATCTTCAGTTCGAGCTCCTCGCCCTCGTCCGGCTCGAACTCGACCTTCGCCTCCCGCGCCGGCCCCGGCTCCACCTCGTCCACCGAGTAGTCCTGGGCGGGGCTCCAGGAGCGCAGCGTGACCAGGTCGCCGTCGCAGGAGGCGATCACCGTGCCGCCCGCGCTGCGGATCAGCCTGCCCTGCGAGGTCCCCGACGGCGCCGCGCTCGCGGTGACGGCGGCGCGGGTGGTGGCGGTGGCGAGGGCGGCGCGGACGTCGTCACGGCTGAGCACGTGGCTGTCGGTGCCGGTCAGGCCGTTGCCGAGCAGGCCGAGCACCGCCACCGCGGCGCCGGTGGCCGCGAGCGCGGTGACCACCCAGGCGACGACGAGCTTCTTCATGCCACTCAGATTTCCCCACGTACGGCTAAGGCCAGGTTAAGGCGACGCTAAGGCTGCCCTGGACAGCGGCGATGACCGTCTACGTTTCTGTATATGGCGGACATCCTGCTCATCGAGGACGACGTGGCGATCCGTACAGCGCTCAGCCGCGGGCTGCGGGACCTCGGCCACGCCGTCTCCTCCTCGCCCACGGCGCTGGAGGGGCTGCGGCTGGCCGTACAGGACCGGCCGGACCTGATCGTGCTGGATCTGGGGCTGCCCGATCTCGACGGGGTGGAGCTGCTGCGGATGTTGCGGGCGGTCAGCCGGGTGCCGGTCATCGTGGCGACGGCCCGCGACGGGGACGCCGAGATGGTGCCGGTGCTGGACGCGGGGGCCGACGACTACGTGGTCAAGCCGTACAGTGCGGCGCAGCTCGACGCGCGGGTGCGGGCCGTGCTGCGGCGGGCCGGCGGCGCGGCGCCCGAGGAGCCGCTGAAGGTGGGGGCGCTGCGGGTGGACCCGCGGGCGCGGACCGCGACGCTGGACGGGGCCGCGCTGGACCTGACGCCGCGGGAGTTCGACGTGCTGCACTACCTGGCGGCGCGGCCGGGCGAGGTCGTCACCAAGCGGGAGCTGCTGACCGAGGTGTGGCAGCTGCCCTACGGGGGTGCCGACAAGACCGTGGACGTGCACCTGTCGTGGTTGCGCAGGAAGCTGGGCGAGACGGCCGCCGAGCCCGTGTACCTGCACACGGTGCGCGGCGTCGGGGTGAAGCTGGTCGAGCCGTCGTGAGGCGGTGGCTGGCGCTGCTCGTCGCGGCCACGACGTCGCTGGTGCTGATCGCGCTGCTGGTGCCGATGGCGCTGCTGATCCGGGCGGTGGCCGAGAACGGGGCGATGAGCCGGGCCACGGCCGCCGCGGAGTCCGTGGCGGTCGCGGTGGGCACGCCCGACCTGGGGCTGGCGGTGGAGCAGGTGTCGCGGCCCGTGACGGTGTTCCTGCCGGACGGGCGGACGGTCGGGGACCGGGCCGCCCGGTCCGACGCCGTACGCCTGGCCGCCACCGGGCGCAGCGTCACCGCCGAGGCCGACGGGGGCAGGGAGGTGCTGGTCTCGGCGCAGTCGCCCGGAGGGACGGCCGTGATCAGGGTGTTCGTGCCGGACGCCGAGCTCATGCGGGGTGTCAGGGAGGCGTGGCTGGCGCTGGCCTTGCTAGGGATCGGGCTGGTGGCACTGGGCATCGTGCTGGCGGACCGGCTGGCGCTGGCGGTGACGCGGCCGGTGGACGGGCTGGCGCGGGTCTCGCACCGGCTGGCCGGAGGCGACCTGACGGCCAGGGCCGAGCCCGGCGGGCCGCCCGAGGTGCGTTCTGTGGCGCTGGCGCTCAACCACCTGGCCGGGCGGATCGACGAGCTGCTGGCGGCAGAGCGGGAGTCCGTGGCCGACCTCTCTCACCGCCTGCGCACGCCGCTGACGGGCCTGCGGCTGGACGCCGAGTCGCTGCGCGACCCTGAGGAGGCGGCGCGCGTGCAGGCCAGGGTGGACGCGCTGGAGCGGGCCGTGAGCGCGGTGATCACGGAGGCGCGGCGGCGCTCGGCCGGGCGCGGCTCGTGCGACGCGGCGGCGGTGGTGCGCGAGCGCGTGCGGTTCTGGTCGGTGCTGGCCGAGGACCAGGGGCGGGAGGTGTCGATCTCCGTGCCCGACGGGCCGCTGCCGGTAGCGGTGGGGGTCGAGGAACTGGCGGCGTGCGTGGACGCGCTGCTCGGCAACGTCTTCGCGCACACCCCCGAAGGGGCCTCCATGTCCGTACGGCTCCAGCCTCGCCCCCAGGGCGCCCTGCTGGTCGTGGAGGACGCCGGGCCCGGGTTCGACGCCGCGGCGCTGGAGCGGGGGGCCAGCGGGGGCGGCTCGACGGGGCTGGGGCTCGACATCGCGCGGCGTACCGCCGAGTCGTCGGGTGGCGGGCTGGCCGTCTCCAGGTCGGCGGAGGGCGGGGCCCGGGTGGACGTCACCTTCTCGTCGCCTTAACCGGCCTTTAGCGCCCGGTTACCGGAGATCGCGATTACCTGGACCCATGCGAATCACGAAGAAGCTCCTCGTTGCCGGAATCGTCTCCCTCGCCGCCACCGGCGGCGCCGTCTACGCCACCGCCGCCTACGCCGCGGAGTCCGCCGGGACCGCCGCTCCGGCCGTCGCCCCCAAGGTCACGGCCGAGCAGGCCATCGGCATCGCCCTGAAGGAGGTGCCGGGCTCCTGGGTCAGCGAGCTGGACTTCGACAGCCGGGGCCAGCAGGCCGACGTCTGGGAGCTGGAGCTGACCAAGGGCACCGAGCGGCACGAGGTGGACGTGGACGCCGCCTCGGGCAAGGTCACCAAGCAGCAGGCCGACCAGGACGACGACGACCGGGACGACGACGGTGACGACGGCGACGACGACTGATCCTGCGACGTGGTGATGGTGCCGGCCCGCGGTCAGCGGGCCGGCCTTCTCAGGTCCTGGGGGCGATCAGGAGGGTCACCGTGCGGTTGCGGCGGGGGTCGCGGAACGGGTTGTCCGACTGGTCGGCGCTGACCAGGGTGAAGGCGGTGATCGGCAGCCTGCCGCCCTCCGCCAGGTAGCGGGCCGCCACGAGGGCACGGCCCAGCGCGACCACGGAGCCGCCTCGTGTCCGCCCTCCGGGGACGGGCACCGCGTGGCCCACCACGGTGGTGTCCACCTGCATGCCCGCGATCCGGCGGCCGAGCGCGCGCAGCAGGGGCGGGCCCGCGGCGCCGATGTCCGCACTGGCCGGGAAGAGCCCCGTCTTGAAACGCACCCGTACGTCCTGGGACCGGCGCTGCACGATCAGCCCCGGCATGGCCAGCCTCCGTGCGATCACGACCAGCTCCCGCTTGCGATCGGCTGCCTGCCTGGCCTTGCGCTCCGACTCCGCCGCCTTCCTGGCCTCCACGGCCGCGACGTGCTCGCGCAGCGCGTCGGCCTCGGCCGAGGAGCCGGGCCGTGAGGCGGCGGGGCCGGCCGGCTGCGCCGTTCCGGCGGCCACCTGTCCCTGTGCGGCCGGGTCCGGGCTCAGGACGACGATCCCTGCGGCCAGCGCGACCACGGCTACCGCCGCCGCGGCCACCCCGAGCCAGCCGGTGTGGAGCAGGGGCTTCGAGCGGCGACGGCCGAGGCGAATCTCCTCGATCGTGCGCCGCCCCGCCTCCGCTCCCTGGTCGTCGGGCGACACCTCCTGCACGGCCGCCCAGCACCGGTCCGCCTCCTCCAGCTCCCCGCGCTGGGCGTGCACCCTGGCCCGCAGGTCGAGCGCGGCCACCACGGCAGCCGCATCCGCGTCGAGCGCGCTGGAGGTGCCCGGTGTGCCGGAAGTGTCAGGCGTGGCCCGGACGGCGAGGTCGGGCAGCTCCAGCTCGTCCAGGAGGCGTACGGCCCCGTCCAGGTCGCCCGCCCGCGCGGCCGACCGCGCCCCGTTCACGACGAGCCGCACCCGCAGCGGATCGCTCATCGCCTGACCAGCCCGATGATCTTGTCCTGCTCGTTCTTGGGCAGCATCCGGATCAACCGCTGGTTGACCCCCTCGAGCGCGCGCTGGTCACCATCGGCGATGGCCTGCATGCCCTCCCGGATGAGCGCGCCTGCCTGCCCCGCCGGCTCCAGCGCGTCCCGCAGCGCCTGGAACAGCTTGACAGGCCAGTCGGGGCCGCGCCGCTCCAGCTCCATCAGCAGCAGGTAGGCCCGGTCGATCTGAGCCCGCACCGCCGCCGAGTCCTGCGCCTGGATGGCCTCGCGCGAGCGCTGCCGCAGCCCGGCCAGCTCCTGCCGGTCCGCCGTGTCGCCCACCGCGTTCACCAGCCGCTCCGTCTCGGCCAGCAGCCCTTCCAGCTCCTCCACCAGGGCGGGCAGTTTCACGGCGTCCTCGACGTCGTCCAGCTCTGCCCCGAGCTCGCGCAGCCGCTCCTCGGCCGTGGCCGCCGCGCCCCCGTCCACCCTGGCGGCCTGCACCTGCTCGCGGGCGGTGGTGACCGTACCCTCGGACTCGATCTTGGCCAGGCGGCGGGAGGCGTCGGACGAGCCCTGGGCCGACGCCCGCAGGGAGTCCAGCCGCTGCTCGGTCTCGGCCAGCAGCGTCTGCAGCTTCTCCGGGTCCGGCGTGAGCACGTCGCTCAGGTTGATCTCGGCCTCGAACTGCGTCTGCACCAGCGGCACGTCCGCCACCACCGTGACCAGGCTGGACTCGTCCACCTCGAAGGTGACCTCGACCTCGGTGCCCGCGGGCAGGTCGATGGTCACGTCGACGGGCCTGATCTCCAGCATGCCGACCTCCCGGTTGCGGTCGCCGCGGCTCCGCTCGCCCTGCAGGACGGGGATGCGGATCGCGGCCTCGGCGTCGGAGCGGCGCAGGGCGGCTGCGGTGTGGAACACCTCGCGTACGGAGGTCGGCAGCGTAACCCCCTTGCGCAGCATCGGGGCGAACGCCCGGTCGGCGAGCTGGATCCCGAGCGAGTGCGCCAGCCGCACCCCGCCGAACTCGACCTCGCCGTGCTTGATCGACAGGGTGGAGGGCGTCAGCGGCCTGGGCGCGCCCTGGTCGTCGATCAGCTCGACGGTGAACCGCGAGGTCTGCCCCCTGTCGAGGTCCACCTCGGTGGCGAAGGAGCCGGAGGCGTTCAACGGGATCCGGCCGGTGGTGAACGGCGGCCGGCCGGCCGGGTTGCTCAGGATCACCGAGTAGCCGGTCCATTCGGTGGCCGGGCCGCTGACCCGCCCCGCGACGGTGGGCGTGGTCGTCGTGACGATGGGCTCGTAGGCCAGCTCGACCCCGAACTCCCCCTCCGCCCTCCTGACCGGCTGCGGCCGGCGCAGGGTGCCGGCGAAGATGGCGGCCCCGCGCGCGACGACGGTGGTGGGGTCGAGGCTGAGGTCCAGCTCGATGCCCAGGCCGTGGCGCGGGTCGGACAGCCGCTCCCTGAGCCCGGGCGACAGCGTGACGCCGCCGACCAGCAGCAGCCGGTCGATGTCGGCGGGGCCCAGCGAGGCCTCCTGAAGTGCGCGCCGGCACAGGTTGATCGCGCGGGCGTAGAACGGCTCGGCGGTCGAGTCGAGCTCGCCGCGGGTCAGCAGGTACTCGAAGGTCTCGGTGCCGCCGTCCTCTCCCAGGAGATCCACGGTGACGTCGGCGCGCTCGGACCGGGAGAGCTGGATCTTCGCCTCCTCGGCGGCGGCCTTCAGCTTGGCGAAGTTGAACCGCCAGCGCGGGTTGTCCCTGCGGAAGTCGCTCAGCCCCAGCTCGCGGCTGACGGCGGGCACGAGAACGCGCTCGACCAGCGCCCAGTCGATCAGCTTGCCGCCCAGGTACGGATCGCCCGCGTGGTTGAGCACCCGCAGGTCTCCGTCGTGCTTGCTGACCACGGCCGCGTCGAAGGTGCCGCCGCCGAAGTCGAACACCATCCAGTACGCCCGATCCTCGGCGTCGTTGAACCCGTACGCGAACGCCGCCGCCGTCGGCTCCTGCACGAGCGGGCATGCAGTGGTGAACCCGGCGAGCACGGCGGCGTCGGTGGTGGCCTTGTTCTGGTTCAGCGTGAACGCGGCCGGCACGGTGATCACGGCGGCGTCCGGCGGCGTGCCGGTGTGGTGTGCGGCGTCCGCCCGCAGCGACTTGAGCACCTCGGCCGACAGTTGCTGCGGCGACAGCTCCACCCCGGCCCTGGCGAAGCTCGTGCGCGCGTCGGCCAGCCCCATCTCCAGCTTGAACTCCGACGCGGCGTTCTCCGGGTCGGTCTCGACCCGCTCCTTGGCCCGCCGGCCGACGTGCACGAGGTCCGGCTTCGGCAGCCACACAGCGGACGGCGTGACGTCCCAGCCGTCGTTGTTCTTGATCACTGAGACGCCGTCGTGCTCGGCCACCGCGATCGCGCTGTTCGTCGTGCCGAGGTCGATGCCGAAATCGATGGTGTCACGCATGCTCGTTCCTCACGTGGTCTCGGGGCGGGCAGCCGACGATCACCTGGCCCATCTGGATGTGCCGGTCCCGCAGGTAGATCGACGGTCGTACGGTCTCCAGGACCGTCTCCGCGGTCAGGGACGGGTCGTCCTGGAACAGCAGGACCTCGATGGAGCGGCCGGAGTGGAACTCCTCGCCGTCGTGGTCCTGCACGACCAGCCCGGCCTCGGCCAGGGCGTCGCGGGTGGTGCGCAGGTAGCGGCCCGCCTGCCGGCTGGTGGCGTCCTTGCCCTGCTTGGCGAGCTTGCGCTCGGCCCGCCACAGGTTCGTGGCGGCGGTCGCGAGCGCCTTGTCGTCCGGAGCATCCGGGGCGTCCGGGATGTCCCGTGACGGGGCGAGGGCGGCGAGCAGGGCCGCGAGCTGCTCCTGGACGGGCTCGGCCCAGTCGGGCGGCGGGACGCGGAAGGCGGGATGGTGGCGGAGCTGGCGGAACCACGGGAGGAGGCTCACATGACCACCCCCCGGCGCCAGAGCCGCACCCTGGGCTGATGGTGTTCGCGCAGTGGCGGCCAAAGGTCGATGGCTTCCTCCATGAGCTCGGTGGCGCGCGGCAGCTCGCCGGGTACACGGTGCAGGCGCAGCGCCTCGGCGGCCAGCCGCCGGGCCCGCTCCTCGGATGGCCTGGAGCCGGACTCGCGCCGCCCGCGCAGCGCCCCGGCCAGCACCCCGGCGGTGGCGGGGCGGTTGCGCGGGTCGAGTTCGAGCGTGGCCATCACGATCTCGTCCAGGCGCGGATCGACGTCGTCGTTGTACCTGCTGGGCGGCAGCAGCGGCCGGTTGAAGCGGGAGAAGGAGTAGGAGGAGAACCGGACGCCGTCCTCGTACGGGAAGTGGTTGGTGAGCAGCAGGTACGCGATCGTGCCCACCGACCACACGTCGCTGGCGCACGAGTATCCCTGGTTGCCCAGCACCTCGGGTGCCATGAACACCAGCGTGCCCCGCGCGCTGGCCATGAGCGTGAACGGGTCGGCCCGCTTGGCCAGGCCGAAGTCGCTGACCCGCACCCGCATGACGCTGCCGTCGTAACCGACCAGGACGTTGGCCAGCGTGACGTCGCGGTGCACGATCGGCGGATCCTGCTCGTGGGCCACCGCCAGACCGCCCGCGATCTGCTCCATCACGTCCACCGCGACGTCCGTCGGAACGCCGCGCGGGTAGGCCGTGGTGAGCCGCTCCAGGCTGCCGCCCGGGACGTACTCCATGGTGAAGAAGCCGCGCAGGCCCTCGGGCGTCTGCACGGTCCCGGCGTCGAACAACCGCACGA
This window encodes:
- a CDS encoding DUF2277 domain-containing protein, translating into MCRSIKTLRPPYTESVTEEDVRAAALQYVRKISGFRAPAAHNAEAFDRAVETITRASEELLGALQVRGSR
- a CDS encoding response regulator transcription factor; protein product: MADILLIEDDVAIRTALSRGLRDLGHAVSSSPTALEGLRLAVQDRPDLIVLDLGLPDLDGVELLRMLRAVSRVPVIVATARDGDAEMVPVLDAGADDYVVKPYSAAQLDARVRAVLRRAGGAAPEEPLKVGALRVDPRARTATLDGAALDLTPREFDVLHYLAARPGEVVTKRELLTEVWQLPYGGADKTVDVHLSWLRRKLGETAAEPVYLHTVRGVGVKLVEPS
- a CDS encoding sensor histidine kinase codes for the protein MRRWLALLVAATTSLVLIALLVPMALLIRAVAENGAMSRATAAAESVAVAVGTPDLGLAVEQVSRPVTVFLPDGRTVGDRAARSDAVRLAATGRSVTAEADGGREVLVSAQSPGGTAVIRVFVPDAELMRGVREAWLALALLGIGLVALGIVLADRLALAVTRPVDGLARVSHRLAGGDLTARAEPGGPPEVRSVALALNHLAGRIDELLAAERESVADLSHRLRTPLTGLRLDAESLRDPEEAARVQARVDALERAVSAVITEARRRSAGRGSCDAAAVVRERVRFWSVLAEDQGREVSISVPDGPLPVAVGVEELAACVDALLGNVFAHTPEGASMSVRLQPRPQGALLVVEDAGPGFDAAALERGASGGGSTGLGLDIARRTAESSGGGLAVSRSAEGGARVDVTFSSP
- a CDS encoding PepSY domain-containing protein produces the protein MRITKKLLVAGIVSLAATGGAVYATAAYAAESAGTAAPAVAPKVTAEQAIGIALKEVPGSWVSELDFDSRGQQADVWELELTKGTERHEVDVDAASGKVTKQQADQDDDDRDDDGDDGDDD
- a CDS encoding Hsp70 family protein; its protein translation is MRDTIDFGIDLGTTNSAIAVAEHDGVSVIKNNDGWDVTPSAVWLPKPDLVHVGRRAKERVETDPENAASEFKLEMGLADARTSFARAGVELSPQQLSAEVLKSLRADAAHHTGTPPDAAVITVPAAFTLNQNKATTDAAVLAGFTTACPLVQEPTAAAFAYGFNDAEDRAYWMVFDFGGGTFDAAVVSKHDGDLRVLNHAGDPYLGGKLIDWALVERVLVPAVSRELGLSDFRRDNPRWRFNFAKLKAAAEEAKIQLSRSERADVTVDLLGEDGGTETFEYLLTRGELDSTAEPFYARAINLCRRALQEASLGPADIDRLLLVGGVTLSPGLRERLSDPRHGLGIELDLSLDPTTVVARGAAIFAGTLRRPQPVRRAEGEFGVELAYEPIVTTTTPTVAGRVSGPATEWTGYSVILSNPAGRPPFTTGRIPLNASGSFATEVDLDRGQTSRFTVELIDDQGAPRPLTPSTLSIKHGEVEFGGVRLAHSLGIQLADRAFAPMLRKGVTLPTSVREVFHTAAALRRSDAEAAIRIPVLQGERSRGDRNREVGMLEIRPVDVTIDLPAGTEVEVTFEVDESSLVTVVADVPLVQTQFEAEINLSDVLTPDPEKLQTLLAETEQRLDSLRASAQGSSDASRRLAKIESEGTVTTAREQVQAARVDGGAAATAEERLRELGAELDDVEDAVKLPALVEELEGLLAETERLVNAVGDTADRQELAGLRQRSREAIQAQDSAAVRAQIDRAYLLLMELERRGPDWPVKLFQALRDALEPAGQAGALIREGMQAIADGDQRALEGVNQRLIRMLPKNEQDKIIGLVRR
- a CDS encoding serine/threonine-protein kinase, with protein sequence MALLNSGDKVTDTLVIDRLLGEGAFAEVHRVRHAYLGLQAMKLFKRVASLEETDDMLGEARLLSTLGHANIVRLFDAGTVQTPEGLRGFFTMEYVPGGSLERLTTAYPRGVPTDVAVDVMEQIAGGLAVAHEQDPPIVHRDVTLANVLVGYDGSVMRVRVSDFGLAKRADPFTLMASARGTLVFMAPEVLGNQGYSCASDVWSVGTIAYLLLTNHFPYEDGVRFSSYSFSRFNRPLLPPSRYNDDVDPRLDEIVMATLELDPRNRPATAGVLAGALRGRRESGSRPSEERARRLAAEALRLHRVPGELPRATELMEEAIDLWPPLREHHQPRVRLWRRGVVM